The proteins below are encoded in one region of Sporosarcina sp. FSL K6-1508:
- a CDS encoding GntP family permease, translating into MLGMIGLFGGLALLIYLTMKGMNLLIAAPLSALVVALLSGLPLFPGVPDEGIANYVTNYMGGFSSFIGSWYLMFLTGAIFGKVMEDSGAAESVSKWIVGKLGMKRAALAVVIACAILTYGGVSLFVVAFSVYPMAISLFKEANLPRRFIPATLAFGSTTFTMTSAGSPEIQNWIPIEFLGTTAYAGWQVSIIVAAFMAIFGYWWLKKMISKALAKGEHFVDRETDHHEVRENLPNPLLSVIPLLVVLIISFIFHNSLGTSALIVALTSGVIATYVINRKYFSNFGKAVSEGTMGAVIAIANTAAVVGFGGVIKATPAFGDAVSFMTAIPGSPLIGGGLAVAVIAGLTGSSSGGQAIALPLLAPHYLDLGVDPDALHRVVAISSGSLDSLPQGGYVVTTIRSIAGETHKDAYPAFGALTVIVPLLGVILAVVLFSLGL; encoded by the coding sequence ATGTTAGGGATGATAGGGTTATTTGGGGGACTAGCATTACTGATTTATTTGACGATGAAAGGTATGAACCTGCTGATAGCGGCTCCGCTGTCAGCATTGGTTGTAGCATTATTAAGTGGCCTTCCCTTATTTCCGGGAGTACCGGATGAAGGGATAGCTAACTATGTGACGAACTATATGGGCGGTTTTTCAAGTTTCATTGGCTCATGGTATTTAATGTTCTTAACTGGAGCGATTTTTGGTAAAGTTATGGAAGATAGCGGTGCAGCTGAAAGTGTTTCGAAATGGATTGTAGGCAAGCTTGGTATGAAGCGGGCAGCTCTTGCCGTTGTAATAGCTTGTGCAATCCTGACGTACGGGGGAGTTAGTTTATTCGTCGTTGCATTTTCTGTTTATCCAATGGCTATTAGTTTGTTTAAAGAAGCAAACTTACCAAGAAGATTCATCCCAGCGACATTAGCTTTTGGATCAACGACATTTACAATGACTTCTGCAGGTTCTCCTGAAATTCAAAACTGGATTCCAATTGAGTTCCTCGGAACAACTGCGTATGCCGGATGGCAAGTAAGTATAATTGTAGCTGCATTTATGGCAATCTTCGGCTATTGGTGGCTGAAAAAAATGATTTCAAAAGCGTTAGCAAAAGGCGAACATTTTGTTGATAGAGAAACGGATCATCATGAGGTTCGGGAGAATTTACCGAATCCGTTGTTAAGTGTAATTCCCTTACTTGTTGTGTTGATCATCTCGTTTATATTCCATAACTCCTTGGGGACATCTGCGTTAATCGTTGCCCTTACAAGTGGTGTGATTGCAACGTATGTAATCAACAGAAAGTATTTCTCGAACTTTGGGAAAGCGGTTTCAGAAGGGACAATGGGTGCAGTTATTGCAATTGCCAATACAGCCGCGGTTGTTGGATTTGGCGGAGTCATAAAAGCAACGCCCGCGTTTGGTGATGCTGTTAGTTTTATGACGGCTATTCCCGGGAGTCCGCTGATAGGTGGAGGACTTGCAGTAGCAGTTATTGCAGGTTTAACAGGATCATCTTCTGGGGGACAGGCAATTGCTTTACCGTTGCTTGCACCGCATTACTTAGATTTAGGTGTCGATCCGGATGCGTTACACCGTGTTGTCGCGATTTCTTCAGGCTCCCTGGATTCATTGCCGCAAGGCGGTTATGTTGTAACAACAATCCGCTCAATTGCTGGTGAAACGCATAAGGATGCTTATCCTGCGTTTGGTGCATTAACAGTCATTGTGCCATTATTAGGTGTCATATTGGCTGTCGTATTATTCTCATTAGGACTTTAA
- a CDS encoding 3-hydroxyacyl-CoA dehydrogenase family protein, with translation MEKLSIIGCGTMGHSIALSAAWAGIEVQVYGMNEQDLETADKGLHNKLTVMIHNELISEVEGEEIRRRIAFSTSLEKVVKEATFIIEVIPENIQMKRELYKEIEEMCSNNTVLASNTSGFAPTALAEGTEYPNRFIVTHFWNPGHLIPLVEVVKGEKTDQETIERTMNLLNEMNKKPILINKEVPGFIGNRLQYALFREAQSLLDEGVATKEDIDAAVTYSIGRRLPITGPLMTADMGGLDVFAAISNYLFEDLSNENKSGTHLSNLVEQKKFGDKSGEGFYKWDQETSETRNAEREKTLIHFLKNDRKE, from the coding sequence ATGGAAAAACTATCAATCATCGGTTGTGGCACGATGGGACATTCAATTGCGTTATCAGCGGCGTGGGCAGGGATTGAAGTCCAAGTATACGGGATGAACGAACAAGACCTTGAGACAGCGGACAAAGGGCTTCACAATAAATTAACAGTGATGATACATAATGAATTGATTAGTGAAGTAGAAGGTGAAGAAATACGCAGACGCATTGCGTTTTCAACTTCATTGGAAAAAGTCGTAAAAGAGGCTACTTTTATAATTGAAGTAATACCAGAGAACATTCAAATGAAGCGTGAATTGTATAAAGAAATTGAAGAGATGTGCAGTAACAATACTGTTCTTGCGAGTAATACATCAGGGTTCGCGCCAACAGCTTTAGCGGAAGGAACAGAATACCCGAATCGGTTTATCGTTACACACTTTTGGAATCCAGGACATTTAATACCCCTTGTCGAAGTCGTTAAAGGGGAGAAAACTGATCAGGAAACAATTGAGCGGACTATGAATTTATTGAACGAAATGAATAAAAAACCGATCTTGATAAACAAAGAAGTTCCAGGATTTATCGGGAACCGGCTGCAGTATGCCTTATTCCGTGAGGCACAATCGCTGCTCGATGAAGGTGTTGCGACGAAAGAAGACATCGATGCAGCTGTGACATATAGCATTGGGAGACGCTTACCGATAACGGGACCGCTAATGACTGCAGATATGGGAGGCCTTGACGTTTTCGCTGCGATTTCAAATTACTTGTTTGAAGATCTTAGCAATGAAAACAAGTCGGGAACTCACTTATCGAACTTGGTAGAACAAAAGAAGTTCGGTGATAAGAGTGGTGAAGGATTCTATAAGTGGGATCAAGAAACTTCTGAAACACGGAATGCTGAGCGGGAGAAAACGCTTATTCACTTCCTAAAAAACGATCGAAAAGAGTAG
- a CDS encoding SDR family NAD(P)-dependent oxidoreductase encodes MKPYFSDLENKTVIVTGGSKGIGKEIARTFAELKANVVIVGRDENTLHKTLVELQQYNPKCKSFQADLKDTGQVRAMVDETAAHFGTVDVLVNNAGVNIAKPALEVTEDDWDQVLDTNLKATFFCSQAAASYMIPQGSGKIINIVSQMAFVGYYKRAAYCASKGGAVQLTKALAVEWAQSGINVNAVAPTFIETELTTKMFEEEAFKKDVESRILLGKLPQPRDISGAVLYLASDLSNFVTGETIKVDGGWTAI; translated from the coding sequence ATGAAACCATACTTTTCAGATTTGGAAAACAAAACGGTTATCGTAACTGGCGGAAGTAAGGGGATTGGAAAAGAGATTGCGCGCACTTTCGCCGAACTGAAAGCAAATGTCGTTATCGTGGGCCGGGATGAAAATACGCTGCATAAAACGCTAGTAGAATTACAACAATACAATCCGAAGTGCAAATCGTTTCAAGCGGATTTAAAAGATACCGGGCAGGTGCGGGCGATGGTGGATGAGACAGCAGCCCACTTTGGAACGGTTGATGTATTAGTGAACAATGCAGGCGTGAATATAGCCAAACCGGCGCTAGAAGTGACAGAAGATGATTGGGATCAAGTACTGGATACGAATTTAAAAGCTACGTTCTTTTGTAGCCAGGCAGCCGCTAGCTATATGATTCCGCAGGGCAGCGGGAAAATCATTAATATCGTTTCCCAAATGGCATTCGTTGGCTACTATAAAAGGGCGGCCTATTGTGCAAGTAAAGGTGGAGCGGTTCAACTGACAAAAGCGTTGGCGGTTGAGTGGGCGCAAAGCGGAATTAATGTAAATGCTGTTGCTCCAACGTTTATTGAAACAGAATTGACGACTAAAATGTTTGAAGAAGAAGCATTTAAAAAAGACGTGGAAAGTCGAATTCTATTAGGAAAACTGCCTCAACCACGAGATATTTCGGGAGCTGTTCTTTACTTGGCTTCGGATCTATCGAACTTTGTGACGGGAGAAACAATCAAGGTGGACGGTGGATGGACGGCAATTTAA
- a CDS encoding 3-hydroxybutyrate dehydrogenase has product MIQDQVLFITGAARGIGFDIAKAFSDAGAKVVISDLTQQAIDEAVSQFGKNVEGVVCDVTKEEDIKKAIEFTLDKFGRIDILVNNAGMQHVSFIEDFPTEKFELLVKIMLTAPFIAIKHALPHMKKQQFGRIINMASINGMIGFAGKAAYNSAKHGVIGLTKVAALESAADGITVNAICPGYVDTPLVRNQFADLAKTRNIEVEQVLEEVLYPLVPQKRLLDVKEITDLALYIASDSAKGMTGQAIILDGGYTAQ; this is encoded by the coding sequence ATGATACAAGATCAAGTATTATTTATAACCGGAGCGGCGCGAGGGATCGGGTTTGATATTGCAAAAGCATTTTCTGACGCGGGTGCCAAAGTCGTCATCTCGGATTTAACGCAACAAGCAATCGATGAAGCGGTTTCCCAATTCGGAAAAAATGTTGAAGGAGTCGTCTGTGATGTAACAAAAGAAGAGGATATTAAAAAGGCGATTGAATTCACGTTGGATAAGTTTGGACGAATTGACATCCTCGTTAATAATGCGGGAATGCAACATGTATCATTTATCGAAGATTTCCCTACTGAAAAGTTTGAACTGCTTGTGAAAATAATGTTGACGGCACCATTTATAGCCATCAAACATGCACTGCCTCATATGAAGAAACAACAATTCGGAAGAATTATTAACATGGCTTCTATTAATGGTATGATTGGATTTGCTGGAAAAGCCGCCTATAACTCAGCAAAACATGGTGTGATTGGTTTAACGAAAGTGGCAGCTCTCGAATCAGCTGCTGATGGAATTACAGTCAATGCAATTTGTCCTGGTTATGTGGATACGCCATTAGTGAGAAACCAGTTTGCAGATCTGGCGAAAACAAGGAATATTGAAGTTGAACAAGTTTTGGAGGAAGTCTTATATCCACTAGTTCCTCAAAAAAGATTGCTTGATGTGAAGGAGATAACGGATTTAGCATTGTATATTGCAAGTGACTCAGCGAAAGGGATGACTGGACAAGCCATTATTTTGGATGGCGGTTACACCGCTCAGTGA
- the adh gene encoding aldehyde dehydrogenase, with product MVQAVENQIYAFPNTEGAKVNFKERYDNFIGGKWTAPVKGEYFDNVTPVTGKVFTEVARSTAEDVELALDAAHAAKDAWGKTSVTVRSNTLLKIADRIEQNLEMLAVAETWDNGKAVRETLNADLPLAIDHFRYFAGAIRAQEGGVSQIDEDTVAYHFHEPIGVVGQIIPWNFPLLMAVWKLAPALAAGNCVVLKPAEQTPASILVLVELIEDLLPPGVLNIVNGFGLEAGKPLASSPRIGKIAFTGETTTGRLIMQYASQNAIPVTLELGGKSPNIFFEDVMEADDAFLDKAVEGFVMFALNQGEVCTCPSRALIQESIYDKFMERAIERVKAIKTGNPLDPTVMMGAQASTEQLEKILSYLDIGKQEGAECLVGGEQNNMEGELEGGYYVKPTVFKGDNKMRIFQEEIFGPVVSVTTFKTKEEALEIANDTLYGLGSAVWTRDMNTAYRFGRGIQAGRVWTNCYHMYPAHAAFGGYKASGVGRENHLMMLDHYQQTKNMLVSYSENKQGFF from the coding sequence ATGGTACAAGCAGTAGAAAATCAAATTTATGCATTTCCGAATACAGAAGGTGCGAAAGTAAACTTCAAGGAACGCTATGATAATTTTATCGGCGGAAAATGGACGGCGCCAGTTAAGGGAGAATACTTTGATAATGTAACACCGGTAACGGGCAAAGTATTTACAGAAGTGGCACGTTCAACTGCAGAGGATGTTGAACTCGCGCTGGATGCGGCACACGCTGCAAAAGATGCTTGGGGTAAAACATCTGTTACTGTACGTTCGAATACGTTGCTGAAAATTGCTGATCGCATCGAGCAAAACTTAGAGATGCTTGCTGTTGCTGAAACATGGGATAACGGTAAAGCAGTTCGTGAAACATTGAATGCTGATCTGCCGCTTGCCATTGACCATTTCCGCTATTTCGCTGGTGCAATCCGCGCGCAAGAAGGCGGAGTCAGTCAAATTGACGAAGATACAGTGGCGTATCATTTCCATGAACCAATCGGTGTCGTTGGGCAAATCATTCCTTGGAATTTCCCGCTTCTAATGGCGGTGTGGAAGCTTGCGCCAGCTCTTGCTGCAGGAAACTGCGTCGTGCTGAAGCCTGCTGAGCAAACGCCCGCATCGATTCTAGTATTAGTTGAACTGATTGAAGACTTATTGCCGCCGGGTGTTCTGAATATCGTAAACGGTTTCGGTCTTGAAGCAGGGAAGCCGCTTGCATCAAGTCCGCGTATCGGAAAAATTGCGTTTACAGGCGAAACAACAACGGGACGTCTGATTATGCAGTACGCTTCACAAAACGCAATTCCTGTAACACTTGAACTTGGCGGTAAATCGCCGAACATTTTCTTTGAAGATGTGATGGAAGCAGACGATGCATTCTTGGATAAAGCAGTAGAAGGCTTTGTCATGTTTGCGCTGAACCAAGGCGAAGTATGTACATGTCCTTCGCGTGCATTGATCCAAGAATCAATTTACGATAAATTCATGGAGCGCGCAATTGAACGCGTAAAAGCGATTAAAACAGGAAATCCGCTTGATCCGACAGTTATGATGGGTGCGCAAGCCTCTACTGAACAGCTTGAGAAAATCCTTTCTTATCTCGATATCGGGAAACAAGAAGGTGCGGAATGTTTAGTAGGCGGAGAACAAAACAACATGGAAGGCGAGTTGGAAGGCGGATACTACGTCAAGCCGACTGTCTTTAAAGGCGACAATAAAATGCGGATTTTCCAAGAAGAAATTTTTGGCCCTGTTGTTTCCGTTACAACATTCAAAACGAAAGAAGAAGCGCTTGAAATTGCGAATGATACATTATATGGCTTAGGTTCTGCTGTTTGGACACGCGATATGAACACAGCATATCGTTTCGGTCGCGGAATCCAAGCGGGACGTGTCTGGACAAACTGTTATCACATGTATCCGGCACATGCGGCATTCGGCGGGTACAAAGCTTCTGGTGTCGGTCGTGAAAACCACTTAATGATGCTGGATCATTACCAGCAAACGAAAAACATGCTCGTTAGCTACAGTGAGAACAAACAAGGTTTCTTTTGA
- a CDS encoding DUF779 domain-containing protein — translation MTERVLATDAALELITFLRDKHGPLMFHQSGGCCDGSSPMCYPDGELIVGDQDVLLGHIGETPFYMHKNQFEYWKHTQLIIDVVNGRGGMFSLEGVEGKRFLTRSRAFSAEENKELQTKA, via the coding sequence ATGACGGAACGCGTACTCGCAACTGACGCTGCACTTGAACTCATTACGTTTTTGAGAGATAAACACGGTCCGCTTATGTTTCACCAATCGGGCGGCTGCTGCGATGGTTCGTCACCGATGTGCTATCCGGACGGGGAACTGATTGTAGGTGATCAAGACGTCCTGCTCGGCCATATTGGCGAAACACCGTTCTATATGCACAAAAACCAGTTTGAGTATTGGAAGCATACACAGCTGATCATTGACGTCGTCAACGGTCGAGGCGGCATGTTTTCACTCGAAGGCGTCGAAGGCAAACGCTTTTTAACCAGGTCACGTGCGTTTTCAGCTGAGGAGAACAAGGAACTGCAAACAAAAGCGTAA
- a CDS encoding thiol-disulfide oxidoreductase DCC family protein, with product MKRIILFDGECNFCDSSVQFIIKRDPSAHFLFTSLQSEKGMELTKQYAIPSEVDSLVLIENGKAFTKSSAALRIAKKLDGLWHLLFLFILVPRKIRDAVYDYIAKNRYKWFGKKDDACMLPSPDQRKRFI from the coding sequence ATGAAAAGAATTATTCTCTTTGACGGCGAATGTAATTTTTGTGACTCAAGTGTGCAATTCATTATAAAGCGAGACCCTTCAGCCCATTTCCTCTTCACTTCCTTACAAAGTGAAAAAGGCATGGAACTAACGAAGCAATATGCCATTCCATCCGAAGTTGACAGTCTGGTTTTAATTGAAAACGGTAAAGCGTTCACCAAGTCTTCCGCAGCGCTCCGTATAGCAAAAAAACTAGACGGATTATGGCATCTGTTATTTCTATTTATACTCGTACCACGTAAAATTCGTGACGCTGTATATGATTACATTGCAAAGAATCGCTATAAATGGTTTGGTAAGAAAGACGATGCTTGTATGCTGCCCTCGCCAGATCAACGGAAACGTTTCATTTAA
- a CDS encoding histidine kinase has product MRAFKFVIPIMLLVGGFGWMKLSKDFQDVPELSRFFIIIGAMLVSGVISYFLFPKDEGEKS; this is encoded by the coding sequence TTGAGAGCTTTTAAATTTGTCATTCCTATAATGTTGCTTGTTGGGGGATTTGGCTGGATGAAATTGAGTAAGGATTTCCAGGACGTACCCGAACTATCACGCTTTTTCATTATAATTGGTGCAATGCTTGTAAGCGGGGTAATTTCTTATTTCCTGTTCCCGAAAGATGAAGGCGAAAAATCCTGA
- a CDS encoding biotin transporter BioY, producing the protein MTTATVKTKSKSIMSPLTLVYSGMFAALMMIGANITAFVPFLVIGGIPITLQTFFAILAGLILGSRRGALAMTVYMFIGLAGAPVFAKFGGGVGSIISPTFGFVVSFIFVAFIAGKIVEKNGKIHGYIIAALVGMVVNYVFGTNWMYVAFKLWAAAPDVFSYKVAWVLMMPPLPKDIILAVLAGIFGHRMYKVLKVRR; encoded by the coding sequence ATGACAACAGCTACAGTGAAGACGAAAAGTAAAAGTATCATGAGTCCGTTAACGCTTGTCTACAGTGGGATGTTCGCGGCGCTGATGATGATCGGGGCAAATATTACAGCGTTTGTACCATTTCTAGTTATAGGTGGCATACCGATTACGTTGCAGACTTTTTTCGCAATTCTTGCAGGACTTATTCTTGGCAGTCGCAGGGGAGCGCTCGCAATGACGGTCTATATGTTTATCGGACTTGCGGGGGCACCTGTATTTGCAAAGTTTGGCGGCGGAGTTGGGTCAATTATCAGTCCAACATTTGGATTTGTTGTATCTTTCATTTTTGTAGCATTCATTGCAGGGAAAATCGTTGAAAAGAATGGAAAGATACATGGTTATATTATCGCTGCACTTGTTGGAATGGTTGTGAATTATGTATTCGGAACGAACTGGATGTATGTCGCATTTAAACTCTGGGCAGCTGCTCCTGATGTATTCTCCTATAAAGTGGCATGGGTATTGATGATGCCGCCGCTACCGAAAGATATCATTCTTGCCGTACTTGCCGGGATTTTCGGGCATCGTATGTATAAAGTGTTAAAAGTGAGGCGTTAA
- the bioB gene encoding biotin synthase BioB — MTNYDTLAKRVLEGHQLTDKEAISVLDSPDDDLLPLLHAAYTIRKHYYGNKVKLNMIMNTKSGLCPENCGYCAQSIISKAPIEKYSMMKKEEIVAGATRAAELNAGTYCIVASGRGPVNRELEIVIDSVKEIKSKHEHMTVCACLGLLKPEQASRLKEAGVDRYNHNINTSAEHHESITTSHTYNDRVNTVNIVKQSGISPCSGVIIGMRETQQDVVSMARSLYAMDTDSIPINFLHAVDGTPLGGTDELTPFYCLKVLCLFRFINPSKEIRISGGREVNLRSLQPFGLYPANSIFIGDYLTTNGQESDKDFQTLKDMGFEVDLEPLAKEPITV; from the coding sequence ATGACTAACTATGATACTTTGGCGAAACGCGTACTTGAAGGGCACCAATTAACGGACAAGGAAGCCATTTCTGTTTTGGACAGTCCAGATGATGACTTGCTGCCGCTTCTTCACGCGGCTTATACAATTCGAAAACATTATTATGGAAATAAAGTAAAACTCAATATGATTATGAATACGAAATCGGGCTTATGCCCGGAAAACTGCGGCTATTGTGCGCAGTCTATTATTTCGAAAGCGCCGATTGAAAAGTATTCCATGATGAAAAAAGAGGAAATTGTAGCCGGCGCGACAAGAGCAGCCGAATTAAATGCGGGAACCTACTGTATTGTGGCGAGCGGGAGAGGTCCTGTAAACCGTGAACTTGAAATTGTCATCGATTCTGTGAAGGAAATCAAGTCAAAACATGAGCATATGACTGTTTGTGCATGCCTTGGACTTTTGAAGCCGGAACAGGCTTCCCGATTGAAAGAAGCTGGTGTAGACCGATATAATCACAATATTAATACGTCGGCAGAGCACCATGAAAGTATTACGACATCTCATACATATAATGACCGTGTAAACACAGTTAATATTGTGAAACAATCTGGCATTTCACCATGTTCAGGTGTCATCATTGGTATGCGGGAAACACAACAAGATGTCGTCTCAATGGCACGCAGTTTGTACGCGATGGATACAGATTCAATTCCTATAAATTTTTTACACGCAGTAGATGGGACCCCGCTTGGCGGCACGGATGAGTTGACACCGTTTTACTGCTTGAAAGTGTTGTGCTTGTTTAGATTCATTAATCCGTCAAAGGAAATTAGAATTTCCGGTGGACGTGAAGTGAACTTGCGCAGCCTCCAACCGTTCGGGTTATATCCGGCAAACTCAATTTTTATCGGGGATTATTTAACAACAAATGGTCAGGAGAGCGATAAGGATTTTCAAACACTAAAGGATATGGGGTTTGAAGTAGATTTGGAACCATTAGCCAAAGAACCAATTACAGTGTGA
- a CDS encoding GNAT family N-acetyltransferase — translation MNWYEKLNEYFPVEEMKSKEHMDALLTDKKSVYKKDEGPHHVLMYVEFEKFIFVDYLFVSTQSRGMGLGGKLLTMLKTKNKPILLEVEPVDYEDTDTAKRLKFYSRENFSHAQRIGYNRRSLATGENTVLEILYWSPTDSGEEEIYNAMTQTYDEIHTYKDETFYGKKYDPTDKVLVFHTKGKRDILQPFNPPE, via the coding sequence TTGAATTGGTATGAGAAATTAAACGAATACTTTCCAGTCGAAGAAATGAAGTCAAAAGAACATATGGACGCATTACTGACTGACAAGAAAAGCGTCTATAAAAAAGATGAAGGACCGCATCACGTACTCATGTATGTCGAATTCGAAAAGTTTATTTTCGTCGACTATTTGTTTGTATCAACACAATCACGCGGTATGGGACTTGGCGGTAAACTGTTGACTATGTTAAAGACCAAAAACAAACCGATTCTCCTTGAAGTAGAGCCCGTCGATTATGAAGACACGGATACTGCAAAACGGCTTAAATTCTACTCACGCGAAAACTTCTCCCATGCACAGCGTATCGGTTATAATCGTCGTTCTCTTGCAACAGGTGAGAACACAGTGCTTGAAATCTTATACTGGTCACCAACAGATTCAGGCGAAGAAGAAATCTACAATGCAATGACACAGACTTACGACGAAATCCACACTTATAAAGATGAAACATTTTACGGTAAAAAGTACGATCCGACTGATAAAGTACTTGTTTTTCATACGAAGGGCAAACGGGATATTCTTCAACCGTTTAATCCTCCCGAATAA
- a CDS encoding CtsR family transcriptional regulator, with protein MRNISDIIEGYLKSIIEEEQCGIIEIKRNEVAEKFQCVPSQINYVIKTRFTAERGYAVESKRGGGGYIRIFRVQANSRKELIEHILGGIQSGASYTMALDVVYRLIEEEVISERESKLILAAVDRTTIHQPLPERDIIRARILQAMLLTLIYEQLN; from the coding sequence ATGAGAAACATTTCCGACATTATAGAAGGATATTTGAAATCCATAATCGAAGAGGAACAGTGTGGAATTATTGAAATCAAGCGCAATGAAGTTGCTGAAAAGTTCCAGTGCGTTCCTTCTCAAATCAACTACGTCATTAAAACCCGTTTCACAGCGGAGCGTGGTTATGCAGTTGAATCGAAGCGCGGGGGCGGCGGCTATATACGCATTTTCCGCGTGCAAGCAAATTCGCGTAAAGAATTGATTGAACATATTTTGGGCGGTATCCAATCGGGAGCTTCCTATACGATGGCCTTGGATGTCGTTTACAGACTGATTGAGGAAGAAGTCATATCGGAACGCGAATCAAAGCTCATTCTTGCTGCTGTCGATCGAACGACGATTCATCAGCCGCTTCCGGAACGTGATATTATACGTGCGCGCATTTTACAGGCGATGCTCTTGACGCTTATTTACGAACAGCTCAACTAA
- a CDS encoding UvrB/UvrC motif-containing protein, which produces MICENCKERPASITITQESVVGSMERHLCEKCAFQSQTFQFDPNQEPLSIQQFLSHWFGGSDPFLAQPQTRGELLEGPECPSCGLTFPKFLDIGKFGCSECYDTFRGNLPHVFGKLHNGHSTHTGKIPVSFNELYAVKKKIEEIRVKMKEAVEAEHFEEAAALRDEANTLKQHLAHGGEENDVD; this is translated from the coding sequence ATGATATGTGAAAATTGTAAAGAACGACCTGCTTCCATTACGATCACCCAAGAAAGTGTGGTCGGATCGATGGAAAGACACTTATGTGAAAAGTGCGCTTTCCAATCGCAGACATTCCAATTTGACCCCAACCAGGAACCCCTGTCGATTCAGCAGTTCCTATCCCACTGGTTCGGAGGTTCTGATCCTTTCTTGGCGCAACCACAAACGCGGGGAGAGTTGTTAGAAGGACCCGAATGTCCTTCTTGCGGTCTGACGTTCCCGAAATTTCTTGACATCGGAAAGTTTGGCTGTTCCGAATGCTACGACACATTCCGCGGGAACCTACCGCATGTATTTGGCAAGCTTCACAACGGTCACTCTACTCATACCGGAAAAATCCCGGTTTCTTTCAACGAATTATATGCAGTCAAAAAGAAAATTGAAGAAATCCGAGTGAAAATGAAAGAGGCTGTGGAAGCCGAGCATTTTGAAGAGGCGGCAGCTTTGCGTGATGAAGCGAATACACTAAAGCAACACCTTGCCCATGGAGGTGAAGAAAACGATGTCGATTGA